ATAAAGGAACTATATTAATATGATATGCAGAAATAATATAATAGCAAGGAATTAAAGCAACAAATACTAATACCGTAGGAAATAAATGAATACCAAAAAAGTTAACCAATGGAAACCACTTACCATTTTGATTTCTCAACTCAGTATAACGCCAGTCTTCATCATGTAAACCTTTCCAACCATAATGCCAGTTTAAAGTTAGTCGTACCGACCAAAATAAAACAACTAATAATAATATATTATTTTTGAATGATATAAAATTGCTATACTCTAAATTGTTCCAGTACATTAAAATAATTGGAGGAACAACACTCCAATAGGCATCATAAATACTAGAATTGTTATAGATACTACTACCAATAAAAATAACAAAAGTGGCTAGCACATTAGCCAAAAAAGATTTCAATAAAATATGCGTAGTGTGTGGTAGCACAAACTGAAATAAAACAAAGGCAGAAATAGCAGCAATCAAATACCAAATAAAAACAATTATGGTCGATTTGGTTTTATTCATACACTAAATATAAGCATAATTTTATAGCTTGTAACGCTAAATACAATCATAACATTAAGTAAAAGCAATTTTCTATACCTTTGATTGATAATAAACACATTAACAAAATGAAAGTATTGGTATTGGATAATTATGATTCTTTTGTATATAATTTAGTGCATTATATAGAAGAATTTAATGTTACCGTTGATGTTTTTAGAAATGATAAAATTTCATTAGAAGCTGTAGCACAGTACGATAAAATTTTACTATCACCAGGACCAGGAATTCCAGAAGAAGCTGGCATCTTATTACCATTAATAGAAAAATATGCTGCTACAAAACCAATATTAGGTGTGTGTTTAGGTCATCAAGCAATTGGTCAGGTTTTTGGTTCAGAGCTTTATAACATAGGAGAGGTGGTGCATGGTAAAGTTAGAAATACAACTATAGTAGAAGACGATTATATATTTAATGGAATCGACAAAAATTTTGATAGCGGAAGATACCATTCATGGGCAATTAAAAATGTAGTAGCACCATTAATTGTTACAGCAGTTGATGATGATAATATTGTACAAGCAGTAAAACACGAATTGTATGATGTAAGAGGCGTACAATTTCATCCAGAAAGCATCATGACACCATCAGGAAAAACCATGATTAAAAATTGGTTAGAGTATTAAAATTAAGTCTTGTCTAGTATTTTTACTTGACAAATATTTTATAGAAAATTGTAAAATTAGCATTCATTCGTCTATGCTGAGCGAAGCGAAGTATCTCTATTAAATTTCTATTTCCTTTTAATACTCCATAAAAGTGATGTACTAATATTATTATCTTTGTTGCTTATGAAAGCATTTTTAGAGACATTATATCAAGGAAAAAAACTCAATGCTAAAGATGCTGAAAAATTAATGCTTGGTGTAGCAAACGGACAATTTGAAACAGCTCAGATTGCAGCATTACTCTCTGTTTATAATATGCGAATGCCAAGTAGTCAAGAGTTAATTGGCTTTAGAAAAGCAATGTTGTCTTTAGCCAATCCAATTCAGTTTAAACAAACCGAAACACTAGATATTGTAGGTACTGGTGGTGATGGAAAGAATACATTTAATATTTCTACACTAGCATGTTTTGTTTGTGCTGGTGCAGGAATTCCAGTTACAAAACATGGTAATTATGGTGTGTCTTCTGTTTCTGGTTCGTCTAATGTGTTAGAAGCGTTAGGCATTCGTTTTACCAACGACAAAAAGATTTTGCAAGAAGAACTAAACAATGCAAATATTACTTTTCTACATGCACCATTATTTCATCCTGCAATGAAAACAGTAGCTCCAATTAGAAAATCACTACAAGTAAGAACCGTTTTCAACCTACTAGGACCACTAATTAATCCTTCTCAGCCAAAACATCAAATCATTGGTGTTTATCATCCAACAATTGGCAATTTATACCAACAAGTAATGGCTACAACAGCTACTAATTTTTCTATAGTACACGCTAAAGATGGCTACGATGAAATTTCATTAACTGGCGATGCTATTATTTGGAAGAAAAGCAGTAAAACGCTGTTTCAAAAATACAATAGAGCAATCTTTAAAAAACATACTCAAAAAAGTATTCATGGTGGTACTACGCTTAAAAGTAATGCTACAATATTCACCAATATATTAAACAATAAAGCTACAGAAGCACAAAAAGAAGTAGTGTTAGCTAATGCTGCACTAGCAATTGCTTTGGTGAAAAATTTAAAATATCAAGAAGCCGTTGATATTGCAAAAGATAGTTTAGAAACTGGAAAAGCAAAAGCAAGTTTAAATAATTTAATAGCTGTTTGTAATGAATATATTAGATAAAATAGTAGCACATAAAAAGCAGGAAGTTTTAACTGCAAAAGAAAAGGTATCTATTAA
Above is a genomic segment from Chitinophagales bacterium containing:
- a CDS encoding DUF1295 domain-containing protein, producing the protein MNKTKSTIIVFIWYLIAAISAFVLFQFVLPHTTHILLKSFLANVLATFVIFIGSSIYNNSSIYDAYWSVVPPIILMYWNNLEYSNFISFKNNILLLVVLFWSVRLTLNWHYGWKGLHDEDWRYTELRNQNGKWFPLVNFFGIHLFPTVLVFVALIPCYYIISAYHINIVPLYIIGVLIAIVGILFELIADIQSKRFRATHAKDKFITTGLWQYSRHPNYFGEILFWLGLYVMMLACDIHQWYLGIGSLLMFGLFYFISIPLMEKRNLAKRKNYQQYIDAVSKLFPWKKNS
- a CDS encoding aminodeoxychorismate/anthranilate synthase component II, encoding MKVLVLDNYDSFVYNLVHYIEEFNVTVDVFRNDKISLEAVAQYDKILLSPGPGIPEEAGILLPLIEKYAATKPILGVCLGHQAIGQVFGSELYNIGEVVHGKVRNTTIVEDDYIFNGIDKNFDSGRYHSWAIKNVVAPLIVTAVDDDNIVQAVKHELYDVRGVQFHPESIMTPSGKTMIKNWLEY
- the trpD gene encoding anthranilate phosphoribosyltransferase; this translates as MKAFLETLYQGKKLNAKDAEKLMLGVANGQFETAQIAALLSVYNMRMPSSQELIGFRKAMLSLANPIQFKQTETLDIVGTGGDGKNTFNISTLACFVCAGAGIPVTKHGNYGVSSVSGSSNVLEALGIRFTNDKKILQEELNNANITFLHAPLFHPAMKTVAPIRKSLQVRTVFNLLGPLINPSQPKHQIIGVYHPTIGNLYQQVMATTATNFSIVHAKDGYDEISLTGDAIIWKKSSKTLFQKYNRAIFKKHTQKSIHGGTTLKSNATIFTNILNNKATEAQKEVVLANAALAIALVKNLKYQEAVDIAKDSLETGKAKASLNNLIAVCNEYIR